Proteins from one Ictidomys tridecemlineatus isolate mIctTri1 chromosome 14, mIctTri1.hap1, whole genome shotgun sequence genomic window:
- the Dusp26 gene encoding dual specificity protein phosphatase 26, which translates to MCPGNWLWASMTFMARFSRGSSRSPVRTRGNLEEMPTVQHPFLNVFELERLLYTGKTACNHADEVWPGLYLGDQDMANNRRELRRLGITHVLNASHSRWRGTPEAYEGLGIRYLGVEAHDSPAFDMSIHFQTAADFIHRALSQPGGKILVHCAVGVSRSATLVLAYLMLYHHFTLVEAIKKVKDHRGIIPNRGFLRQLLALDRRLRQGIEA; encoded by the exons ATGTGCCCTGGTAACTGGCTCTGGGCCTCCATGACTTTTATGGCCCGCTTTTCCCGGGGTAGTTCCAGGTCTCCTGTTCGCACTAGAGGGAACCTGGAGGAGATGCCAACTGTTCAACACCCCTTCCTCAACGTCTTTGAGTTGGAAAGGCTCCTCTACACAGGCAAGACAGCCTGTAACCATGCCGACGAGGTCTGGCCAGGCCTCTACCTTGGAGACCA GGACATGGCCAACAACCGCCGGGAACTTCGTCGCCTGGGCATCACCCACGTCCTCAATGCCTCACACAGCAGATGGCGAGGTACACCTGAGGCCTATGAGGGACTGGGCATCCGCTACCTGGGTGTCGAGGCCCACGACTCGCCAGCCTTTGACATGAGCATCCACTTCCAGACGGCTGCTGACTTCATCCACCGTGCGCTGAGCCAGCCAGGAG GGAAGATTCTGGTGCACTGTGCTGTGGGAGTGAGCCGATCTGCCACCCTGGTGCTGGCCTACCTCATGCTGTACCACCACTTCACCCTTGTGGAGGCCATCAAGAAAGTCAAGGACCACCGAGGCATCATCCCCAACCGGGGCTTCCTGAGGCAGCTCCTGGCCCTGGACCGCAGGCTGCGGCAGGGTATCGAGGCatga